A genome region from Rhodopirellula islandica includes the following:
- a CDS encoding Gfo/Idh/MocA family protein gives MKPLNIGLIGCGFMGRTHTNGYRQAPRFFDLEYHPVLKAVCARNEEKAKAFAEQQGYESVETDWRKLLERDDIDAVDVCTPNNLHKEISIAAAEAGKMVLCEKPLAMNTAEGIEMCEAVEKAGVRNMVWYNYRRVPAVTLAKQLIDEGRLGKIFHYRANFLQDWTINADVPQGGAATWRLDAEAAGSGVTGDLLAHCIDTALWLNGSIQDVSAMTETFVKERVHAETGKKTPVKIDDACSFLCHFDNGSLGLFESTRYARGHKALNTLEINGEFGSLRWDLHDLHRLEFFDHNDDSIVRGWRSIHVSDGDHPYMANWWVPGLQIGYEHTFVHQVADFLKSLESDQPAAPTFRDALETQRVCDAVLDSAATRSWKDVK, from the coding sequence ATGAAACCTCTGAACATTGGCCTGATCGGCTGCGGCTTCATGGGCCGAACGCACACCAACGGGTACCGCCAAGCTCCGCGTTTCTTTGACCTGGAATACCATCCCGTCTTGAAGGCCGTTTGCGCTCGCAACGAAGAGAAGGCCAAAGCCTTCGCGGAACAGCAGGGTTACGAGTCGGTGGAAACCGATTGGCGCAAACTGCTCGAACGCGATGACATCGACGCGGTTGACGTTTGCACGCCCAACAACTTGCACAAAGAGATCTCGATCGCCGCTGCCGAAGCCGGCAAGATGGTTCTGTGCGAAAAGCCCTTGGCGATGAACACCGCCGAAGGCATCGAAATGTGCGAAGCGGTTGAGAAGGCCGGCGTTCGCAACATGGTTTGGTACAACTATCGTCGTGTCCCCGCCGTGACGTTGGCCAAGCAATTGATTGACGAAGGTCGGCTTGGCAAGATCTTCCATTACCGTGCCAACTTCTTGCAGGACTGGACGATCAACGCCGACGTTCCTCAAGGCGGTGCGGCAACCTGGCGTTTGGATGCGGAAGCCGCTGGCAGCGGCGTGACCGGTGACTTGTTGGCTCACTGCATCGACACCGCTCTGTGGCTCAACGGCAGCATCCAAGATGTTTCGGCCATGACGGAAACGTTCGTCAAGGAACGGGTTCACGCGGAAACCGGCAAGAAGACTCCGGTCAAAATTGACGACGCGTGCTCCTTCCTTTGTCACTTTGACAATGGTTCGCTCGGGTTGTTCGAGTCGACTCGTTATGCTCGCGGTCACAAGGCGTTGAACACGTTGGAAATCAACGGTGAGTTCGGCTCCCTGCGTTGGGACCTGCACGACTTGCATCGCTTGGAATTCTTCGACCACAACGACGACAGCATTGTCCGCGGTTGGCGCAGCATCCATGTCAGTGATGGCGATCACCCTTACATGGCCAACTGGTGGGTTCCAGGGTTGCAGATCGGCTATGAGCACACCTTTGTGCACCAAGTGGCCGACTTCTTGAAGTCGTTGGAATCGGACCAGCCCGCTGCGCCGACTTTCCGCGATGCACTGGAAACCCAGCGTGTTTGCGATGCCGTGTTGGACAGTGCCGCGACCCGCAGCTGGAAAGACGTGAAGTGA
- a CDS encoding sugar phosphate isomerase/epimerase family protein, with protein MSQHPNSFPKLHNAAWPGVVGKGDDDANPIIPLDEMLDLTAAAEVDGRKFDGVDLFLFSPHVSIDADDAELEALAEKVRSRSLNIGTVVAPVWEPTGGGSAGGSPEEVEAFLKQVRKGCEIGKKLRELGVRPYGCIRLDSAMGVADWVKDPEANQSKIADTFKAASDIAEEYDERLAAEGEICWGGMQSWKKMVDLLERVGHPERFGFQADMAHTLLYLLGYNAPEDAILPQDFDWADKEKKAAALKELTHALRPWTIDFHVAQNDATVHGTGSHDKTGRHCLPNDPNGKLDIATDAGHWLRDEHGDVLQTCKHICWDGCMFPNDVMHKPETWNEILAAMLSVQDAHGWNE; from the coding sequence ATGAGCCAGCACCCGAACTCGTTTCCAAAATTGCACAACGCTGCTTGGCCCGGAGTGGTCGGCAAGGGCGACGACGATGCCAACCCCATCATTCCCTTGGATGAAATGCTTGACCTGACCGCTGCGGCGGAAGTGGACGGGCGGAAATTCGACGGCGTCGATCTGTTTCTGTTCTCGCCTCACGTGTCCATCGACGCGGACGATGCGGAACTGGAAGCCTTGGCCGAAAAGGTTCGCAGCCGATCGCTGAACATCGGCACCGTGGTCGCTCCCGTTTGGGAACCCACCGGCGGCGGAAGCGCTGGCGGCAGTCCTGAAGAAGTCGAAGCGTTCTTGAAGCAAGTTCGCAAGGGCTGCGAGATCGGCAAGAAGTTGCGTGAACTCGGCGTCCGTCCGTATGGATGCATTCGCTTGGACAGCGCGATGGGTGTGGCGGATTGGGTCAAGGATCCTGAGGCCAACCAAAGCAAGATCGCCGACACGTTCAAAGCCGCATCGGATATCGCCGAAGAGTACGACGAACGCCTCGCCGCGGAAGGTGAAATCTGCTGGGGTGGCATGCAGTCTTGGAAGAAGATGGTTGACTTGCTTGAGCGAGTCGGTCATCCCGAGCGATTTGGTTTCCAAGCGGACATGGCTCACACGTTGCTGTACCTGCTTGGTTACAACGCACCGGAAGATGCGATTTTGCCGCAAGACTTTGATTGGGCCGACAAAGAGAAAAAGGCGGCGGCATTGAAAGAGTTGACGCATGCCTTGCGGCCATGGACGATCGACTTTCACGTCGCACAAAATGACGCGACCGTGCACGGCACTGGCAGCCACGACAAAACGGGACGGCACTGCTTGCCCAACGATCCCAACGGCAAATTGGACATCGCCACCGACGCGGGCCACTGGTTGCGTGACGAGCACGGGGACGTGTTGCAGACCTGCAAGCACATTTGCTGGGACGGGTGCATGTTCCCCAACGACGTCATGCACAAGCCTGAGACCTGGAACGAAATCCTGGCAGCGATGCTGAGCGTGCAAGACGCTCACGGCTGGAACGAGTGA
- a CDS encoding FAD-binding oxidoreductase — MSESESTSTSAMPASIEAPESVSHWVELIRDWNASSAGERLIPVGRCSKPGLSLANLGQDSGSKIDSPASSLRRVSTRNLSGILQHDPSEFTISVASGTPLKEVIAALAKHGQTLPFDPPRAGMGATIGGCVASGWSGPGRWRYGGLRDFILAASFLDGLGNEVHTGAPVVKNAAGFDFPKLMVGSLGRLGVLTRLTFKVFPQSVDPQTWAVKCGDLAMATRHMQTLTRLPIELDAIELCQPGMTDPEDWCIVLRVPGPPSVAKSIMDRVRETVGQAGSLELSEEHAQKSWSKLLDVPGEVSVRIPITPRQIETAVQSFPQELTQRGWKMHFGLAGNVMFVTGAGDLTVLDAWLMQHSLAGLVLDPGETNPLGTQIGMWRHDEVVVRVSRAIDPHRCFAPFQFGEPKHTQRTEA; from the coding sequence GTGAGTGAATCCGAATCCACTTCCACATCTGCCATGCCAGCCAGCATCGAAGCTCCCGAATCCGTGAGTCACTGGGTCGAACTGATCCGCGATTGGAATGCTTCGTCGGCCGGGGAGCGTTTGATTCCGGTCGGTCGATGCAGCAAGCCTGGGTTGTCGCTTGCCAACCTTGGACAGGATTCTGGCTCGAAGATCGATTCACCAGCGAGTTCGCTGCGGCGAGTTTCCACGCGAAATTTGTCTGGGATCCTTCAGCACGACCCTTCCGAGTTCACTATCTCGGTCGCCTCAGGAACGCCGCTCAAAGAAGTCATCGCTGCGCTCGCGAAGCACGGTCAAACCCTGCCCTTCGATCCACCCCGAGCAGGAATGGGAGCGACGATTGGTGGCTGCGTCGCCTCGGGATGGAGCGGTCCCGGTCGCTGGCGATACGGAGGCCTACGCGACTTCATCTTGGCCGCTTCGTTCCTGGATGGATTGGGCAACGAAGTTCACACCGGCGCCCCTGTGGTCAAGAACGCAGCCGGGTTCGACTTTCCCAAGTTGATGGTCGGAAGCCTCGGTCGATTGGGGGTGTTGACGCGATTGACGTTCAAGGTCTTTCCCCAGTCCGTCGATCCGCAAACGTGGGCCGTCAAATGTGGCGACCTCGCCATGGCCACCCGGCACATGCAAACCTTGACCCGACTGCCGATTGAGTTGGACGCGATCGAGTTGTGCCAGCCCGGCATGACCGATCCAGAAGACTGGTGCATTGTATTGCGAGTGCCCGGACCGCCGTCGGTGGCGAAGTCCATCATGGATCGTGTACGGGAGACAGTGGGTCAGGCGGGGTCACTTGAGTTGTCGGAAGAGCATGCCCAAAAATCATGGTCGAAGTTGCTGGATGTCCCCGGAGAAGTGTCGGTTCGTATTCCGATCACGCCGCGGCAAATTGAAACGGCGGTTCAGTCGTTTCCCCAAGAGTTGACGCAACGAGGGTGGAAGATGCATTTCGGTCTGGCGGGCAATGTCATGTTCGTGACGGGGGCGGGTGACCTGACGGTGTTGGATGCTTGGTTGATGCAGCATTCCTTGGCTGGCTTGGTTCTCGACCCAGGCGAAACAAACCCACTTGGAACTCAGATCGGAATGTGGCGGCACGACGAAGTGGTCGTGCGCGTGTCTCGCGCGATCGATCCGCATCGATGCTTTGCACCGTTTCAGTTTGGCGAGCCAAAGCACACACAACGCACGGAGGCCTAA
- a CDS encoding FAD-binding oxidoreductase, with product MNSVDLAGLAELFPADRFRTDSAAQAAFESDGLLAYTARPRGVVFPETADEVVSAVRWCYEHHVPVVARGSGTGLSGGAMPHRDGIVIALNRLNRILHVDPVERTATVQCGVVNLAVSQAARPHGLYFAPDPSSQSVCTIGGNIAFNSGGAHCLKYGMTAGHTLAMDVVLGDGTVTSIGGSSLEHAGPDTTGFFCGNEGMLGIALQATLRLLPLPEVFHTVLVGYDDIRAAGNAVGAIIAANLLPGAMEIMDAMSIRAAEAAVACGYPKNANSVLIVELEGSAERVAMEREILADVIDSTHPSAVEIAANDAERLAIWKGRKSVFSAAGRLSPDFLVQDGVVPRRRLGEALERIEAMSRECGVPVANVFHAGDGNLHPLIMYDGKIPGAFDKANEFAHSILRLCIEMGGSITGEHGVGVEKRGVFAEMFDEPTIDLMHRVRAEMDPHEICNRGKMFPDAESPALSTSGLHPLEKAGVIFRE from the coding sequence GTGAATTCCGTCGACCTGGCTGGTTTAGCAGAGTTGTTTCCCGCCGATCGGTTTCGGACCGACTCAGCGGCTCAGGCGGCCTTCGAATCAGACGGGTTGCTCGCTTATACCGCTCGACCTCGCGGGGTGGTCTTTCCCGAGACCGCTGACGAGGTCGTTTCCGCGGTGCGTTGGTGTTACGAGCATCACGTGCCGGTGGTCGCTCGAGGCAGTGGCACGGGCCTCTCCGGAGGCGCGATGCCGCATCGCGACGGGATTGTGATTGCGCTGAATCGGCTGAACCGAATCTTGCACGTTGACCCCGTCGAACGAACCGCGACGGTCCAGTGCGGGGTGGTGAACCTCGCCGTTTCCCAAGCCGCTCGGCCGCATGGTTTGTACTTCGCGCCGGATCCTTCCAGCCAATCCGTGTGCACGATCGGTGGCAACATCGCGTTCAATTCCGGGGGTGCTCACTGCCTGAAATATGGCATGACCGCCGGGCACACCTTGGCGATGGATGTGGTGCTGGGCGATGGGACCGTGACCAGTATCGGTGGGTCGTCGTTGGAGCATGCTGGCCCGGACACCACAGGTTTCTTCTGTGGCAACGAAGGCATGCTGGGGATCGCTTTGCAAGCGACGTTGCGATTGCTGCCGTTGCCGGAAGTCTTTCACACCGTTTTGGTGGGGTACGACGACATCCGGGCGGCCGGGAATGCCGTCGGGGCGATCATCGCTGCGAATCTATTGCCGGGTGCGATGGAAATCATGGACGCGATGTCGATTCGCGCCGCCGAAGCCGCGGTGGCCTGTGGCTATCCCAAGAACGCCAACAGTGTGTTGATCGTGGAGCTGGAAGGTTCTGCGGAACGCGTCGCGATGGAAAGGGAAATTCTGGCCGACGTGATCGACAGCACTCACCCGTCCGCGGTCGAGATCGCTGCCAACGACGCCGAGCGACTGGCGATATGGAAAGGCCGCAAATCGGTGTTCTCAGCGGCGGGGCGATTGAGCCCTGACTTCCTGGTTCAGGATGGCGTTGTGCCGCGGCGGCGATTGGGAGAAGCCCTCGAGCGAATCGAGGCGATGAGCCGCGAATGTGGCGTGCCCGTTGCAAATGTTTTTCATGCGGGCGATGGCAACTTGCACCCGCTGATCATGTACGACGGGAAGATTCCCGGTGCCTTTGACAAGGCCAATGAGTTCGCTCATTCAATCCTTCGGTTGTGTATCGAAATGGGCGGTTCCATCACGGGCGAGCACGGCGTTGGAGTCGAGAAACGGGGTGTCTTCGCCGAGATGTTTGACGAACCCACGATTGATTTGATGCACCGCGTGCGAGCGGAAATGGACCCTCACGAGATTTGCAATCGAGGCAAGATGTTTCCGGATGCCGAGTCCCCTGCCCTGTCCACCTCCGGGTTGCATCCCTTGGAAAAAGCGGGAGTGATCTTCCGTGAGTGA
- a CDS encoding DUF1592 domain-containing protein gives MHFMRFALTLLVGNFCVSAVGSDSLETVFQDTVQPFLQQNCLQCHDDQSAEGDLDLSVDQNIDDVVKRFRHWAVVLDRLEVGDMPPEDSDIQPNAEQRDAVIAWIESLKAAEAKRTSGDPGMVLARRLSSAEYDRTIRDLTGVDIRPAADFPIDPANEAGFDNSGESLTMSPALLKKYLQAARRVSEHMAITPAGLEFAPHPVITETDRDKFCVNRIIDFYRQQNTRVSDHLFVVWKHHQSPTQHSLEELASQQGVSVRYCQLLSNLLNEDRLQSEETNELNQASIGPIFALRTIWHEVAQSNASDSEARQHCETMATFIESLRQALIPDVPNLTAPEMNSGSQSLVLWKNRQFIANRRRFAADQLPPLPELMKTFDPSQLDLPAKDAVVASMQIPESESEQATYAKELDRFCNVFPDQFLVSERARVYLDQKNEKKLKGRFLSAGFHSQMGYFRDDEPLCDLMLTDAQREMLDRLWLELDFVTSAPMRQYAGFIWFDRTDSAFMRDRVFDRYRAEDKDCIAEEKVRGLRDTYAEKAERVGASPKALAAIRRYFDDLSKTFRSLEKIREESEPVQLEAMLQFAERAYRRPLEQTDQDSLLAFYQYLRTEGELDHEESIRDCIVRILMSPHFCYRVDPTQSRPAQSGPNTSAPNTSAQDNPKLPTGVEPLDSFSLANRLSYFLWSSMPDETLMALASKDQLQDPGVLIEQTRRMLQDDRSQGFLREFMGNWLNFRRFDQHNGVDRERFPTFTDDLRQSMLEEPLRFFTDVIERDGSVLDLLYADHTFVNRELAMHYGVEEQQFDSLLKASASTDGWIQLPNANQFGRGGLLPMGVFLTRNSPGLRTSPVQRGNWVVQRMLGEHVPAPPAEVPELPEDESKLGDLTIREALARHREHPSCAGCHERIDSMGLVFEGYGPVGEMRDADLGGRSIDASVVFPDGGQGDGIQGLRDYIRRDREDDFVEHLCRKLLAYALGRSLQLSDESLVAEMKSNLQANEHRFSSMIETIVTSPAFRNKRVQLASVDSAPSSETEPSP, from the coding sequence ATGCATTTCATGCGATTCGCCCTGACCCTTCTTGTTGGCAATTTCTGTGTCAGCGCCGTGGGCTCCGACTCACTGGAAACTGTGTTCCAAGACACGGTCCAACCGTTCCTGCAGCAGAACTGCTTGCAGTGTCACGACGACCAATCCGCCGAAGGCGACCTGGACCTCAGCGTCGACCAAAACATCGACGATGTCGTGAAACGATTCCGCCACTGGGCAGTCGTCTTGGACCGCTTGGAAGTGGGTGACATGCCACCCGAAGACTCGGACATCCAACCAAACGCCGAGCAGCGAGACGCGGTGATCGCTTGGATCGAATCCCTGAAAGCAGCGGAAGCCAAGCGAACCAGCGGTGACCCGGGGATGGTGCTGGCGCGGCGACTCAGCAGCGCAGAATACGACCGCACCATCCGTGACCTCACCGGCGTCGACATTCGTCCCGCAGCCGACTTCCCCATCGATCCCGCCAACGAAGCCGGGTTCGACAACTCTGGTGAATCACTGACGATGTCACCCGCGCTGCTCAAGAAGTACCTGCAGGCGGCTCGACGCGTCTCCGAGCACATGGCGATCACGCCCGCAGGACTCGAATTCGCACCGCATCCCGTGATCACCGAAACCGATCGCGACAAGTTTTGCGTCAATCGCATCATCGATTTCTATCGTCAACAAAACACCCGTGTCTCGGACCACTTGTTCGTGGTTTGGAAACACCACCAATCGCCGACACAGCATTCACTTGAGGAACTGGCGTCCCAACAGGGCGTCAGCGTTCGTTACTGTCAGCTGTTGAGCAACTTGCTGAACGAAGACCGGTTGCAAAGCGAAGAAACAAACGAGCTGAACCAAGCGTCCATCGGCCCGATCTTCGCCTTGAGAACGATTTGGCATGAAGTTGCCCAATCGAACGCTTCTGATTCAGAAGCCCGACAACATTGTGAAACCATGGCGACCTTCATCGAGTCGCTTCGCCAAGCGTTGATCCCGGACGTGCCCAACCTGACCGCGCCCGAGATGAATTCGGGCTCGCAATCGTTGGTGCTTTGGAAGAACCGTCAATTCATTGCCAATCGACGACGCTTCGCAGCAGATCAACTTCCGCCACTGCCGGAGTTGATGAAGACCTTTGACCCAAGTCAGCTTGACCTGCCCGCCAAGGACGCCGTCGTCGCATCCATGCAGATCCCGGAATCGGAATCCGAACAAGCGACCTATGCAAAAGAGCTGGATCGATTCTGCAACGTCTTTCCGGATCAGTTCTTGGTCTCCGAGCGGGCTCGCGTGTACCTGGATCAAAAGAACGAGAAGAAGCTCAAGGGACGTTTCTTGAGTGCCGGGTTCCATAGCCAAATGGGGTACTTTCGCGACGACGAACCGCTTTGCGACTTGATGCTCACGGATGCCCAGCGAGAAATGCTCGATCGTCTCTGGCTGGAACTGGACTTCGTCACCTCCGCTCCGATGCGTCAATATGCGGGCTTCATTTGGTTTGACCGCACGGACTCCGCTTTCATGCGAGACCGAGTTTTCGACCGGTACCGTGCTGAAGACAAGGACTGCATCGCCGAAGAAAAGGTCCGTGGCCTACGCGACACCTACGCCGAAAAAGCGGAACGGGTCGGGGCCAGCCCCAAGGCCTTGGCCGCGATTCGGCGTTACTTCGACGACCTCTCCAAAACCTTCCGTTCGCTCGAAAAAATTCGCGAAGAATCGGAACCGGTCCAACTCGAAGCGATGCTGCAGTTTGCTGAACGAGCCTACCGCCGCCCACTCGAGCAAACCGACCAAGATTCACTGCTCGCGTTCTATCAATACTTGCGAACCGAAGGCGAACTGGATCACGAGGAATCCATTCGCGACTGCATCGTGCGAATCTTGATGTCGCCGCACTTCTGCTATCGCGTCGACCCAACTCAATCCCGTCCAGCCCAATCTGGCCCAAACACGTCGGCCCCGAACACGTCAGCCCAGGACAACCCCAAATTGCCCACCGGCGTTGAACCGCTGGACTCATTCTCGCTGGCCAATCGCTTGAGCTACTTCCTATGGTCAAGCATGCCGGATGAAACGCTGATGGCGCTGGCGTCGAAGGATCAGCTGCAAGACCCTGGCGTCCTGATCGAACAGACGCGCCGCATGTTGCAGGACGATCGCAGCCAAGGCTTCCTTCGCGAATTCATGGGCAACTGGTTGAACTTCCGCCGCTTTGACCAGCACAACGGCGTTGACCGAGAACGGTTCCCGACGTTCACCGACGACCTACGGCAATCCATGCTGGAAGAACCCCTGCGTTTCTTCACCGACGTGATCGAACGCGATGGATCGGTGCTTGATTTGTTGTATGCAGATCACACCTTCGTCAATCGCGAATTGGCGATGCACTACGGGGTCGAGGAACAGCAATTCGACTCGCTGTTGAAAGCCTCCGCCTCCACCGATGGCTGGATTCAACTTCCCAACGCGAACCAGTTTGGACGCGGTGGCTTGCTACCGATGGGAGTCTTCCTGACTCGCAATTCACCGGGTCTGAGAACCAGCCCCGTGCAGCGGGGCAACTGGGTCGTGCAGCGCATGCTCGGCGAGCACGTCCCGGCTCCTCCGGCCGAAGTCCCTGAGCTTCCCGAAGACGAATCCAAACTGGGCGACCTGACGATTCGCGAGGCCCTTGCGCGGCATCGCGAACACCCCAGCTGCGCCGGGTGCCACGAACGAATCGACTCGATGGGACTGGTCTTCGAAGGCTACGGCCCCGTCGGTGAAATGCGAGACGCCGACCTGGGTGGACGTTCGATCGACGCCAGCGTCGTGTTTCCTGATGGCGGCCAAGGTGACGGCATCCAAGGTCTGCGAGATTACATCCGCCGCGATCGCGAAGACGACTTTGTCGAACACCTGTGCCGCAAGTTGCTGGCGTACGCTCTCGGACGATCGCTGCAACTTTCGGATGAATCCCTGGTGGCCGAGATGAAATCGAATCTGCAAGCCAACGAGCACCGCTTTTCATCCATGATCGAAACGATCGTGACCAGCCCCGCGTTCCGCAACAAACGCGTTCAACTTGCCTCCGTCGACTCCGCCCCTTCCTCTGAAACGGAACCTTCCCCATGA
- a CDS encoding (Fe-S)-binding protein: MQHDIPLESSGPNADAMAEAVSTCIRCGFCLSACPTYDVLQRESDSPRGRIILMKEVLEGSMSADEAAPHLDACLGCLACEPACPSGVSYRHLLSPYRSLVRERISVAWPQRLQRWLTAQTLPYPKRFRFAARMGLIGKTFSALVPSVLRPMLDLLPETLPAAKELQSRYAPLGDQVGRVALLAGCAQQVLAPSINEATIHVLRHIGLEVVVPTEQSCCGSLAWHVGDGDRAAKFARNNVRAFSSDSQPIDAIVTNAAGCGSGMQEYGMILRGTDIESQAMALANTVKDVSVVVCEHADRLRLRRPGLVHEGEAVVRVAYHDACHLANAQGVRVQPRELLRRVPDVELVDVAEAHLCCGSAGTYNLDQPETADELGRRKAKAVMATGAPIVVSGNIGCLTQLQTHLNSMATEAHPAPRVMHTMEFLSACLDESPLN, from the coding sequence ATGCAGCATGACATTCCCTTGGAAAGTTCTGGACCCAACGCGGATGCGATGGCGGAAGCCGTCAGCACCTGCATTCGTTGTGGTTTTTGCTTGTCGGCCTGTCCGACCTATGACGTGTTGCAACGTGAATCGGATTCGCCGCGGGGACGCATCATTCTGATGAAAGAGGTGTTGGAAGGTTCGATGTCGGCCGACGAAGCGGCGCCTCACCTGGACGCTTGTTTGGGTTGCTTGGCGTGTGAGCCCGCTTGTCCTTCCGGGGTGTCGTACCGACACCTGCTGAGTCCTTATCGTTCGCTCGTTCGAGAACGCATTTCTGTCGCTTGGCCACAAAGGTTGCAGCGCTGGTTGACTGCTCAAACGTTGCCTTACCCCAAGCGGTTTCGCTTCGCGGCGCGGATGGGATTGATAGGCAAAACGTTCTCTGCCTTGGTTCCATCGGTCCTGCGTCCGATGTTGGATTTGCTGCCAGAAACCTTGCCTGCTGCAAAGGAACTGCAGTCTCGTTACGCACCGCTGGGTGACCAAGTCGGCCGTGTCGCGTTGCTGGCCGGATGCGCCCAACAGGTCCTGGCACCTTCAATCAATGAAGCCACGATCCATGTGCTGCGGCACATTGGTTTGGAAGTGGTGGTGCCAACCGAACAGAGTTGCTGTGGTTCGCTGGCTTGGCATGTCGGCGACGGTGATCGAGCGGCCAAGTTCGCTCGCAACAACGTGCGTGCGTTTTCCAGTGACTCTCAGCCGATCGATGCGATTGTCACCAACGCCGCCGGTTGCGGATCGGGCATGCAAGAGTACGGCATGATCTTGCGTGGCACGGACATCGAGTCGCAGGCGATGGCATTGGCCAACACGGTGAAAGACGTTTCGGTGGTGGTGTGCGAGCATGCGGATCGGTTGCGTTTGCGACGGCCTGGGTTGGTTCACGAGGGCGAGGCCGTGGTGCGGGTGGCCTATCACGACGCGTGTCATCTGGCCAACGCCCAAGGCGTGCGAGTGCAACCACGTGAGTTGCTTCGCCGGGTCCCGGATGTGGAGCTGGTGGATGTTGCGGAGGCACACTTGTGTTGTGGCTCAGCGGGAACTTACAACTTGGATCAACCCGAAACCGCGGATGAACTTGGACGTCGGAAAGCCAAGGCGGTGATGGCGACGGGTGCCCCGATTGTGGTCAGTGGCAACATCGGTTGTTTGACGCAGTTGCAGACGCATCTGAATTCAATGGCGACCGAAGCTCATCCGGCCCCGCGGGTGATGCACACGATGGAATTCTTGAGTGCGTGCTTGGACGAGTCCCCGCTGAATTGA
- a CDS encoding tetratricopeptide repeat protein, whose amino-acid sequence MTAVPTNEGSESATVSTRRQQLEHHLKTCPTDREGYLELATIYREEHRPLQAAKVLRQAHELFPDDMSMLWELEEAQLARSVQQLVEVRDLATRLGNSSADHELDRATTDWANCRLKVCRARLARDPSLTYLHMVLGEALYDLERYEEAMEELEPLVDSETHSPGAYLLMGRCQLLLSQDMAAMKSLRQASIRRAVVGPAKTRSAALRLLIDLAERHGLHASLQFYQQSLQAIS is encoded by the coding sequence ATGACCGCCGTTCCCACCAATGAAGGAAGCGAATCGGCGACCGTGTCGACGCGTCGCCAGCAACTCGAGCACCATCTGAAAACTTGTCCCACGGATCGCGAGGGGTACCTGGAACTGGCCACGATCTATCGCGAAGAACATCGTCCCTTGCAGGCGGCGAAAGTCTTGCGTCAGGCACATGAGTTGTTTCCGGACGACATGTCAATGTTGTGGGAATTGGAAGAAGCCCAATTGGCTCGGTCGGTCCAGCAGTTGGTGGAGGTGCGAGATTTGGCGACTCGGTTGGGGAATTCCTCCGCCGATCATGAGCTGGATCGTGCGACCACGGACTGGGCCAATTGTCGGCTGAAGGTTTGCCGGGCCCGACTCGCGCGGGATCCTTCGCTGACCTACCTGCACATGGTCCTGGGCGAAGCCCTGTACGACCTGGAACGATACGAGGAAGCGATGGAGGAGTTGGAACCGCTGGTGGATTCTGAAACCCATTCGCCCGGTGCCTACCTGTTGATGGGGCGTTGTCAGTTGTTGCTCAGTCAAGACATGGCGGCGATGAAGTCGCTGCGTCAGGCATCGATCCGGCGTGCGGTGGTCGGGCCTGCGAAAACTCGATCGGCGGCGCTCCGGTTGCTCATTGATTTGGCCGAGCGTCATGGTTTGCATGCCAGTTTGCAATTTTATCAACAATCTCTCCAGGCGATTTCATGA
- a CDS encoding WXG100 family type VII secretion target, whose amino-acid sequence MNQAIGDPDQIRQFASQLARFAEELRQRGTGLSAQMNQLEQSWRDDQQRKFNQEFQDQLRQLQRLVQATDEHVPYLMRKADQLDAYLGR is encoded by the coding sequence ATGAATCAAGCCATCGGTGACCCGGATCAAATTCGCCAGTTCGCATCTCAATTGGCTCGATTCGCGGAGGAGCTGCGGCAACGCGGGACAGGGCTGTCGGCTCAAATGAACCAGCTCGAACAAAGCTGGCGAGACGACCAGCAGAGAAAATTCAATCAAGAATTTCAGGATCAACTGCGGCAACTGCAGCGTTTGGTGCAGGCCACCGACGAGCATGTGCCCTATCTGATGCGGAAAGCAGATCAGTTGGACGCCTACCTGGGACGCTGA